One part of the Tenacibaculum sp. 190130A14a genome encodes these proteins:
- a CDS encoding M50 family metallopeptidase — protein sequence MKINNPRISKQQHYIILTATVLIFILLQLPVFSIAQYPFRLLGTWFHEMGHGITALLLGGSFSHLEIYRNGGGTAYTSVSNAFLPYNISRALVAAGGLFGTTIVGTLFIISAKTKRTASIALRILIAFIILSLLLWIRSFWGIITLSVFALTLGIISFTKNKTLELSTLLFLGLQAIFSSYLQLDYLFTKQFTRGNQVLNSDTQNIAENSFGTYWLWALLIILISLYIVYKGVRFYFRK from the coding sequence ATGAAAATTAACAACCCTCGAATATCTAAACAACAACACTACATTATTTTAACAGCCACTGTACTTATTTTCATTTTATTACAGCTGCCTGTGTTTTCCATAGCACAATATCCTTTTCGATTGTTAGGTACTTGGTTTCATGAAATGGGACATGGAATTACTGCATTGTTATTGGGCGGTAGTTTTAGCCATCTTGAAATTTATAGAAATGGTGGTGGTACTGCTTACACCAGTGTTAGCAATGCTTTTTTACCTTATAATATTTCGAGAGCTCTGGTTGCAGCTGGAGGTCTCTTCGGAACAACCATTGTAGGTACTTTATTTATCATAAGTGCCAAAACCAAAAGAACAGCTTCTATAGCTTTGCGAATTTTAATTGCTTTTATAATCCTTTCATTACTGTTATGGATTCGTTCTTTTTGGGGAATTATAACGCTTAGTGTTTTTGCTCTTACCTTAGGCATTATTTCATTTACTAAAAACAAAACATTAGAACTGAGCACCTTGTTATTTCTTGGGTTACAAGCAATTTTTAGCAGTTATTTACAATTGGATTATTTATTCACCAAACAATTTACAAGAGGTAATCAAGTGTTAAACTCGGATACTCAAAACATAGCCGAAAATAGTTTTGGAACCTATTGGCTTTGGGCATTATTAATTATTCTTATTAGCCTTTACATAGTTTATAAAGGAGTTCGTTTTTATTTTAGAAAATAA
- a CDS encoding alpha/beta hydrolase: protein MKQITNQIIQSKHHKPILIDTFYKENNTPKPVVIFCHGYKGFKDWGAWNLMAEAFANTGFYFVKFNFSHNGGTIEQPIDFPDLEAFGNNNYTKELDDLETVIDWLHQSIVNKKETNLNNITLIGHSRGGGIVTIKASENNKISNVITLAGVCDFGKRTATVGDLEQWKKEGVKYVLNGRTKQQMPHFYQFYEDFKQNEGRLNIEAAIKNLNIPHLIVHGDNDTSVFIKEGEIQHEWNPNSSFKIIKNADHVFNARHPWSSTSLPPELEETIKTCIDFLSK from the coding sequence ATGAAGCAAATTACCAATCAAATAATACAGAGCAAACATCACAAACCAATTCTTATTGACACTTTTTACAAAGAAAACAACACCCCCAAACCTGTTGTTATTTTTTGTCATGGATATAAAGGATTTAAAGACTGGGGAGCATGGAATTTGATGGCTGAAGCATTTGCTAATACAGGTTTTTATTTTGTAAAGTTTAATTTCTCTCACAATGGAGGTACTATTGAACAACCTATCGATTTTCCCGATTTGGAAGCCTTCGGAAACAACAACTACACCAAAGAATTAGATGATTTAGAAACTGTTATCGATTGGCTACACCAATCAATAGTTAATAAAAAAGAAACAAACCTCAACAACATTACGCTTATAGGTCATAGTCGAGGTGGTGGAATTGTTACTATAAAAGCTTCAGAAAACAACAAAATAAGCAACGTCATCACATTAGCGGGTGTTTGCGATTTCGGAAAAAGAACTGCAACCGTTGGTGATTTAGAGCAATGGAAAAAAGAAGGTGTAAAATATGTTCTGAATGGAAGAACAAAACAACAAATGCCACATTTTTATCAATTTTATGAAGATTTTAAACAAAATGAAGGTCGTCTAAACATTGAAGCCGCAATTAAAAACTTAAACATTCCTCATTTAATTGTTCATGGAGACAATGATACTTCGGTTTTTATAAAAGAAGGGGAGATTCAACATGAATGGAACCCAAATAGCTCTTTTAAAATTATTAAAAATGCTGATCATGTTTTCAATGCAAGACACCCTTGGAGTTCCACTTCGTTACCACCAGAGTTAGAGGAAACTATTAAAACCTGCATTGATTTTCTTTCAAAATAA
- the gdhA gene encoding NADP-specific glutamate dehydrogenase translates to MESKINAFMDYVKERNAYEPEFLQAVHEVAEAIIPFIENNPKYQGKKLLERMVEPERVLMFRVPWVDDNGETQVNRGYRVEFNSAIGPYKGGLRFHPSVNLSILKFLGFEQVFKNSLTTLPMGGGKGGSDFNPKGKSDREVMAFCQSFMTELARHIGPDTDVPAGDIGVGGREIGFMFGQYKRLRNEFTGVLTGKGATWGGSLIRPEATGYGNVYFAENMLKANGKSFDGKVVAVSGSGNVAQYATEKATELGAKVVTLSDSSGYIYDEDGIDAEKLAFVMELKNVKRGRIHEYVEKYPSAKFFKGERPWGVKCDVALPCATQNELNGEEAKTLVDNGCICVSEGANMPSTPEAIEVFHKAKILFAPGKASNAGGVATSGLEMSQNSLRLSWTREEVDSKLHGIMNNIHEACVKYGTEGDYVDYVKGANIAGFVKVAEAMIDQGVV, encoded by the coding sequence ATGGAATCTAAAATAAATGCTTTTATGGATTACGTTAAGGAACGTAATGCATATGAACCAGAATTTTTACAAGCAGTTCACGAAGTTGCCGAGGCAATTATTCCATTTATAGAAAATAACCCTAAATATCAAGGTAAAAAATTATTAGAGCGCATGGTGGAGCCAGAGCGTGTTTTAATGTTTAGAGTACCTTGGGTTGATGACAATGGAGAAACGCAAGTAAATAGAGGATATAGAGTTGAATTTAACTCTGCTATTGGACCTTATAAAGGAGGTTTACGTTTTCACCCATCTGTAAACTTATCAATCTTAAAGTTCTTAGGATTTGAGCAAGTATTTAAAAACTCATTAACTACATTACCAATGGGTGGTGGTAAAGGAGGTTCTGACTTTAACCCAAAAGGAAAGTCTGACCGTGAAGTAATGGCTTTCTGTCAATCATTCATGACTGAGTTAGCTCGTCATATTGGTCCTGACACAGATGTTCCTGCAGGAGATATCGGTGTTGGTGGACGTGAGATTGGATTTATGTTTGGTCAATACAAGCGTTTACGTAACGAATTTACTGGAGTTTTAACTGGTAAAGGTGCAACTTGGGGTGGTTCTTTAATTAGACCAGAAGCTACAGGTTACGGAAATGTATACTTTGCTGAAAACATGTTAAAAGCAAACGGAAAATCTTTTGATGGTAAAGTTGTTGCTGTTTCTGGATCTGGAAACGTTGCTCAATACGCTACTGAAAAAGCTACTGAATTAGGAGCTAAAGTAGTTACTTTATCAGATTCTTCTGGATATATTTATGATGAAGACGGAATTGACGCTGAAAAATTAGCTTTCGTTATGGAACTAAAGAATGTTAAGCGTGGTCGTATTCACGAATATGTAGAAAAATATCCTTCAGCTAAATTCTTCAAAGGAGAAAGACCTTGGGGAGTGAAGTGTGATGTAGCTTTACCATGTGCAACTCAAAATGAGTTAAACGGTGAAGAAGCTAAAACATTAGTAGATAACGGATGTATCTGTGTGTCTGAAGGAGCTAACATGCCTTCTACTCCAGAAGCTATTGAAGTATTCCATAAGGCAAAGATTTTATTTGCTCCTGGTAAAGCTTCAAATGCTGGTGGTGTTGCTACTTCTGGTTTAGAAATGTCTCAAAACTCTTTACGTTTATCTTGGACTCGTGAAGAAGTTGACAGTAAATTACACGGAATTATGAATAACATTCATGAAGCATGTGTAAAATATGGTACAGAAGGAGATTATGTTGATTATGTAAAAGGTGCAAACATTGCTGGTTTCGTAAAAGTAGCTGAGGCTATGATAGACCAAGGTGTTGTATAA
- a CDS encoding regulatory iron-sulfur-containing complex subunit RicT translates to MGCSSCSTNKSGVPNGCKSNGNCGTGTCGSGHKLAVFDWLSNMTLPSGEAPFNIYEVRFKNGRKHFYKNTQNVSISMGDIVAVEGSSGHDIGIVSLAGELVKVQMKKRKVEENSDDVKKIYRKASQKDIDVWQASREREPETQRRGREIISKLGLQMKLSDVEFQGDGTKATFYYTADDRVDFRQLIRDLASAFSIRVEMRQVGMRQEAARLGGVGSCGRELCCSTWLTDFRKVNTAAARYQQLSLNPLKLAGQCGKLKCCLNFELDTYLEALDSFPKQDLVLKTEKGDAVFVKMDIFKKLLWYTYKEESFKWFKLSLDQVQEIIELNENNEVSSPLEEYEAEILEEATIDFENVVGQDSLTRFDTPKKPRRNRKRGRKPVNKKTSSNTNTKKPTNKTSNSNKASNSNKSSNKPVKKDSGKKNNTPENKRTESKRPVRKNNRNNNKQRSNKPKPEGTQKQNQQPQNKKQNNQKRRNPNRRKNNNNNAGNKEK, encoded by the coding sequence ATGGGTTGTAGCAGTTGCTCAACTAACAAAAGCGGCGTTCCAAATGGATGTAAAAGCAATGGAAATTGCGGAACAGGAACATGTGGTAGTGGACATAAATTGGCCGTTTTTGATTGGTTATCGAATATGACTTTACCTTCAGGTGAAGCTCCTTTTAATATTTATGAAGTTCGTTTTAAGAACGGACGAAAACATTTTTACAAAAACACACAAAACGTTTCTATTTCTATGGGAGATATTGTGGCTGTTGAAGGTTCTTCTGGTCATGATATTGGTATTGTTTCTTTAGCAGGTGAACTTGTAAAGGTTCAAATGAAGAAACGTAAAGTAGAAGAAAACAGTGATGATGTAAAAAAGATATATCGTAAAGCAAGTCAAAAAGATATTGACGTTTGGCAAGCCTCGAGAGAACGCGAACCAGAAACACAACGACGAGGTAGAGAAATTATTAGTAAGCTTGGATTACAAATGAAACTTTCTGATGTAGAGTTTCAAGGTGATGGAACCAAAGCTACTTTTTACTATACTGCTGATGACAGGGTAGACTTCCGTCAATTAATTCGTGATTTAGCAAGTGCTTTTTCTATTAGGGTAGAAATGCGTCAGGTAGGAATGCGTCAAGAAGCAGCTCGATTAGGAGGTGTAGGATCTTGTGGTAGAGAATTATGCTGTTCTACTTGGCTAACTGACTTCAGAAAAGTTAATACAGCAGCTGCACGTTATCAACAACTATCATTAAACCCTTTAAAACTAGCAGGACAATGTGGTAAATTAAAATGTTGTTTAAATTTTGAGTTAGACACCTATCTTGAAGCCCTAGATAGTTTTCCAAAACAAGATTTAGTTCTTAAAACAGAAAAAGGAGATGCCGTTTTTGTAAAAATGGACATCTTTAAAAAACTACTTTGGTATACCTATAAAGAAGAAAGTTTTAAATGGTTTAAACTGTCATTAGATCAAGTTCAAGAAATTATTGAGCTTAATGAAAATAACGAAGTATCTTCTCCGTTAGAAGAATATGAAGCAGAAATACTTGAAGAAGCTACAATAGATTTTGAAAATGTTGTTGGGCAAGATAGTTTAACTCGTTTTGACACTCCAAAAAAACCAAGGAGAAATAGAAAACGTGGAAGAAAGCCAGTCAATAAAAAAACGAGTTCAAACACGAACACAAAAAAACCAACAAACAAAACATCAAATTCAAATAAGGCTTCAAACTCAAACAAGTCTTCGAACAAACCAGTAAAAAAAGATTCTGGAAAGAAAAACAACACCCCAGAAAATAAACGTACTGAAAGCAAGAGACCTGTTAGAAAAAACAATAGAAACAACAACAAACAGAGAAGCAACAAACCTAAACCAGAAGGTACACAAAAGCAAAATCAGCAACCTCAAAATAAAAAGCAGAACAATCAAAAAAGGAGAAATCCGAATAGACGAAAAAACAACAATAACAATGCTGGAAACAAAGAAAAATAG
- a CDS encoding M28 family peptidase — MLLLVFLSCKNSKETPQTNTSNYFDVLNQEFTGDLAYETTSFVEKYWRVVGNTGFNKSVYKIAEELEKSGFVSEEKATTTHHLTYRIEKRPLEKPTWESVDATVTINGEETPLLQHSTNRNMIALNSYSTPKEGVSAEVVYIKDLKTIKDLDVKGKIVFAETHPHRIFNQAIVERGAAGLITYSNPKYLQPQKNTTSIQFRSIPLNKELKAWAIAMSYEAKERLKAELLKGKVFLNVSIKTNIYPSEELTIVADIKGSKYPKERLVFSAHIQEPGANDNATGVGVALEMATLTAKLMKEKKFTPHRTLTFLWGDEIVSTNRYVKEDSVRAKDIKWGISLDMVGEDTEKTGGTFLIEKMPDPSAIWTRGKDKHTEWGGRKMKLEEMTPHYLNDFLIHKFKEQGKRANWVVNTNPFEGGSDHVPFLKGNIPSVLFWHFTDQFYHTDNDRIDKVSKTTLKNVGVASLASAYALLNSNDTTANMILHNIETAAVSRLLEEEKQSKVYLKKGDSLVTQNKIITTWKDWYIKASQTTLDIVKDSKNHQEQLEKTTKKIDSLATEILKRLQEFKKN; from the coding sequence TTGTTACTTTTAGTTTTTCTAAGTTGTAAAAATTCAAAAGAAACTCCACAAACAAATACTTCAAATTATTTTGATGTTTTAAACCAAGAGTTTACTGGTGATTTAGCCTATGAAACCACTTCTTTTGTAGAAAAATATTGGCGTGTTGTAGGAAATACTGGTTTTAATAAAAGTGTCTATAAAATTGCAGAAGAACTTGAGAAGTCTGGATTTGTTAGTGAAGAAAAGGCTACAACTACTCATCATTTAACGTACAGAATAGAAAAAAGACCTTTAGAAAAGCCTACATGGGAATCGGTAGATGCTACTGTAACAATCAATGGTGAAGAAACGCCTCTTTTACAACATAGCACCAATAGAAATATGATTGCTTTAAATTCTTACAGCACTCCTAAAGAAGGAGTTTCTGCTGAAGTTGTATATATTAAAGATCTAAAAACGATTAAAGATCTTGATGTTAAAGGTAAAATTGTTTTTGCAGAAACCCATCCGCACAGAATATTTAATCAGGCTATTGTAGAAAGAGGAGCTGCTGGACTTATTACTTATAGTAACCCCAAGTATTTACAACCTCAAAAAAACACCACGTCTATTCAATTTAGATCCATTCCTTTAAATAAAGAGTTAAAAGCATGGGCAATTGCCATGTCTTATGAAGCGAAAGAGAGATTAAAAGCGGAGTTGTTAAAAGGAAAAGTTTTTTTAAACGTATCTATTAAAACCAATATTTATCCATCTGAAGAATTAACCATTGTTGCTGATATCAAAGGAAGCAAATATCCTAAAGAACGTTTAGTTTTTAGTGCTCATATACAAGAACCAGGAGCAAACGATAATGCAACAGGTGTTGGGGTTGCTTTAGAAATGGCCACCCTCACTGCCAAACTCATGAAAGAGAAAAAATTTACCCCTCATAGAACCTTAACCTTTTTATGGGGAGATGAAATTGTATCTACCAATAGATATGTAAAGGAGGATAGTGTTCGAGCTAAAGACATCAAATGGGGAATTTCTTTAGATATGGTAGGTGAAGACACTGAAAAAACAGGAGGAACTTTTTTAATTGAAAAAATGCCGGATCCAAGTGCAATTTGGACCCGTGGAAAAGATAAACATACCGAATGGGGTGGACGAAAAATGAAACTTGAAGAAATGACTCCGCACTATTTAAATGATTTTTTAATTCACAAGTTTAAAGAGCAAGGTAAAAGAGCGAATTGGGTCGTAAACACCAACCCTTTTGAAGGCGGTAGTGACCATGTTCCTTTTTTAAAAGGCAATATTCCAAGCGTTTTATTTTGGCATTTTACAGATCAGTTTTATCATACCGACAATGACCGAATTGATAAGGTTTCTAAGACGACTCTTAAAAATGTTGGAGTTGCCTCTTTAGCCTCAGCATATGCACTTTTAAACAGTAATGATACAACTGCTAACATGATACTTCACAATATTGAAACCGCTGCCGTTTCTAGATTATTAGAAGAAGAAAAACAAAGCAAAGTCTATTTGAAAAAAGGAGATTCTTTAGTGACTCAAAACAAGATTATTACTACTTGGAAAGATTGGTATATTAAAGCTTCTCAAACAACTTTAGACATTGTAAAAGACTCAAAAAATCATCAAGAACAACTTGAAAAGACTACTAAAAAAATAGATTCTTTAGCTACTGAAATACTAAAAAGACTTCAGGAGTTTAAAAAGAATTAG
- a CDS encoding cupin domain-containing protein — protein sequence MSVINIQEKLNLFSDRWSPKKIGELNGQQILLAKIKGEFVFHNHENEDELFMVLKGQLILELRDETVTVNEGEFYIVPKGVDHKPVAKEEVHLLLFEPLSTKHTGNVMADITVESYESI from the coding sequence ATGTCGGTAATAAACATTCAGGAAAAATTAAATTTATTTTCAGATAGATGGTCTCCAAAAAAAATTGGTGAATTAAACGGGCAACAAATACTATTAGCTAAAATTAAAGGAGAATTTGTTTTTCATAATCATGAAAATGAAGATGAATTGTTTATGGTTTTAAAAGGCCAATTGATTCTTGAATTAAGAGATGAAACTGTTACAGTAAATGAAGGCGAATTTTATATTGTACCCAAAGGAGTAGACCATAAACCTGTGGCTAAAGAAGAAGTACATCTTCTTTTGTTTGAACCTTTAAGCACCAAACATACCGGAAATGTAATGGCCGATATTACTGTAGAAAGTTACGAGTCTATCTAA
- the aspS gene encoding aspartate--tRNA ligase, which produces MYRTHTCGELRASHINTEVTLSGWVQKSRDKGFMIWVDLRDRYGITQLIFDEERTAKDLMEKAKTLGREFVIQVKGTVIERASKNANIPTGDVEVLVAELEILNEAKLPPFTIEDETDGGEDIRMQYRYLDIRRNPVKNSLVFRHKVSMEVRKYLSDKGFIDVETPYLIKSTPEGARDFLVPSRMNAGQFYALPQSPQTFKQLLMVGGMDKYFQIVKCFRDEDLRADRQPEFTQIDCEMAFVEQEDILEIFEGMTRHLLKEINGVEVDKFPRITFDEAMRKYGNDKPDIRFGMEFGELNEVAQHKEFKVFNDAELVVGIAVPGGASYTRKEIDKLIDWVKRPQVGALGMVYVKCNEDGSFKSSVDKFYDQEDLAKWAEATGAKAGDLICVLSGNTNKVRAQLSALRMEMAERLGLRKPDEFAPLWVIDFPLLELDEETGHYHAMHHPFTSPKPGQLELLDTNPGDVKANAYDLVLNGNEIGGGSIRIHDKETQAIMFKHLGFTEEEAKAQFGFLMDAFEYGAPPHGGLAFGLDRLVAILGGQETIRDFIAFPKNNSGRDVMIDAPATIDNAQLEELSIQLDVKE; this is translated from the coding sequence ATGTACAGAACGCATACTTGTGGCGAGTTAAGAGCGTCGCATATCAATACAGAAGTAACCCTTTCAGGTTGGGTGCAAAAATCACGTGATAAAGGATTTATGATTTGGGTAGATTTACGTGATCGTTACGGAATTACACAGTTAATTTTTGACGAAGAACGTACTGCTAAAGATTTAATGGAGAAGGCAAAAACCTTAGGGCGTGAATTTGTAATTCAAGTAAAAGGAACTGTAATTGAGCGTGCTTCTAAAAACGCAAATATTCCTACTGGAGATGTTGAGGTATTGGTTGCTGAATTAGAAATTTTAAATGAAGCTAAATTACCACCATTTACAATTGAAGATGAAACAGATGGGGGAGAAGATATTCGTATGCAATATCGTTATTTAGATATTCGTCGTAATCCAGTAAAGAATAGCTTAGTGTTCCGTCATAAAGTTTCTATGGAGGTACGTAAGTATCTTTCAGATAAAGGATTTATTGATGTAGAAACTCCGTATTTAATCAAATCTACACCAGAAGGAGCACGTGATTTCTTAGTGCCTTCTCGTATGAATGCTGGTCAGTTTTATGCATTGCCGCAATCGCCACAAACCTTTAAGCAGTTATTAATGGTAGGTGGAATGGATAAGTACTTCCAGATTGTAAAGTGTTTTAGAGATGAAGATTTACGTGCCGACCGTCAACCAGAGTTTACACAAATAGACTGTGAGATGGCTTTTGTGGAGCAAGAAGATATTTTAGAGATTTTTGAAGGAATGACACGTCATTTGTTAAAAGAAATCAACGGAGTTGAGGTAGATAAATTCCCAAGAATCACTTTTGATGAAGCAATGCGCAAGTACGGAAATGACAAGCCAGATATTCGTTTCGGGATGGAGTTTGGTGAGTTAAACGAAGTAGCTCAACATAAAGAATTCAAAGTGTTTAACGATGCTGAATTAGTAGTTGGTATTGCTGTTCCAGGAGGAGCTTCGTATACACGTAAAGAAATTGATAAATTAATTGACTGGGTAAAGCGTCCGCAAGTAGGGGCTTTAGGAATGGTATATGTAAAGTGTAATGAAGATGGTTCGTTTAAGTCGTCTGTAGATAAGTTCTATGATCAAGAAGATTTAGCAAAATGGGCGGAAGCTACTGGAGCAAAAGCAGGAGATTTAATCTGTGTGCTTTCTGGAAACACCAATAAAGTACGTGCTCAATTAAGTGCATTACGTATGGAGATGGCAGAACGTTTAGGTTTACGTAAACCAGATGAATTTGCTCCATTATGGGTAATTGATTTCCCATTGTTAGAATTAGATGAAGAAACAGGTCATTATCATGCAATGCACCACCCGTTTACTTCACCAAAACCAGGTCAGTTAGAATTATTAGATACAAACCCAGGTGATGTAAAAGCAAATGCATACGATTTAGTATTAAATGGAAATGAAATCGGTGGAGGTTCTATTCGTATTCACGATAAAGAAACGCAAGCTATTATGTTTAAGCATTTAGGATTTACAGAAGAAGAAGCAAAAGCTCAGTTCGGATTCTTAATGGATGCATTTGAATATGGTGCGCCACCACACGGAGGTTTAGCATTTGGTTTAGACCGTTTGGTAGCAATTTTAGGAGGGCAAGAAACAATTCGTGATTTTATCGCATTCCCTAAAAATAACTCAGGACGTGATGTAATGATTGATGCACCAGCAACGATTGACAATGCACAGTTAGAAGAGTTAAGTATTCAATTAGATGTAAAAGAATAA
- the pheS gene encoding phenylalanine--tRNA ligase subunit alpha, with protein sequence MLDKVKELIGDVQAFKATSKEEVEAFRIKYLGSKGLLKDLFAEFKNVDTELRKDFGQALNNLKKSAETKVSELNEALESAVEEKGVYGDLTRPAEPIELGSRHPISLVKNQIIEVFNRIGFTVSEGPEIEDDWHNFTALNLPEYHPARDMQDTFFIEKNPDTLLRTHTSSVQVRYMENNEPPIRTISPGRVFRNEDISARAHCIFHQVEGLYIDTDVSFADLKQTLLYFTKEMFGKSKIRLRPSYFPFTEPSAEVDIYWGLETETDYRITKGTGWLEIMGCGMVDPNVLKNCNIDPTKYSGYAFGMGIERIAMLLYQIPDIRMFYENDKRFLEQFKSVI encoded by the coding sequence ATGTTAGATAAGGTAAAAGAATTGATTGGTGATGTACAGGCTTTTAAAGCTACGTCTAAAGAGGAGGTTGAAGCATTCAGAATTAAATATTTAGGAAGCAAAGGATTGTTAAAAGATTTATTTGCTGAATTTAAGAATGTAGATACCGAATTACGTAAAGATTTTGGACAAGCTTTAAACAACTTAAAAAAATCTGCTGAGACAAAAGTTAGTGAGTTAAACGAAGCACTAGAAAGTGCTGTTGAGGAGAAAGGAGTTTATGGAGACTTAACTCGCCCAGCAGAACCAATTGAATTAGGATCACGTCATCCAATATCTCTTGTAAAGAACCAAATTATAGAAGTATTTAACCGAATTGGTTTTACCGTTTCTGAAGGCCCAGAGATTGAAGATGATTGGCATAATTTTACCGCTTTAAATTTACCAGAGTATCACCCTGCACGTGATATGCAGGATACATTCTTTATTGAAAAGAACCCTGATACTTTGTTAAGAACACATACTTCATCGGTGCAAGTACGTTATATGGAAAACAACGAACCACCAATTCGTACAATTTCTCCAGGACGTGTATTTCGTAATGAAGATATTTCTGCACGTGCACACTGTATTTTCCACCAAGTAGAAGGATTATATATTGATACTGACGTGTCTTTTGCCGATTTAAAACAAACCTTGTTATACTTTACGAAGGAGATGTTTGGCAAATCAAAGATTCGTTTACGTCCATCGTATTTCCCATTTACAGAGCCAAGTGCTGAGGTAGATATTTACTGGGGATTAGAAACAGAAACAGATTATCGTATAACCAAAGGAACAGGTTGGTTAGAAATTATGGGATGTGGAATGGTAGACCCTAATGTATTAAAGAATTGTAATATCGACCCAACAAAATATAGTGGTTATGCGTTTGGAATGGGAATAGAGCGTATTGCAATGTTGTTATACCAAATTCCAGATATTAGAATGTTCTATGAAAACGATAAGCGTTTCTTAGAGCAATTTAAATCGGTGATTTAA
- a CDS encoding alanine/glycine:cation symporter family protein, producing the protein MFLGIQETVAQFSSWVWGIPLLILLIGGGLFLFIYSGLIPFRYIGHAVAVLRGKYDKHDSPGDLSHYEALSSAIAATVGMGNISGVAIAIATGGPGAIFWMWVSAFVGMATKFFTCSLSVMYRGKDEEGNTKGGPMYVITEGLGKGWKPLAVFFASAGLVGTLPAFQANQLTQTLIDVFQVQEANYFTAKLLLGISIAIIVALVIFGGIKRIGSVAGKLVPVMVVVYLITVAAILLLRIEEVPAIFALIFEDAFTGKSVLGGALGALIITGVKRAAFSNEAGLGTAPMMHGTAKTKEPIREGLVAMLGPAIDTLLVCSLTAFAILASGVWKGFEGNGISMTLAAFDAVLPYNSGSVILTICVLIFAFSTLFTYSFYGFSCLSFLTNSKIGKSYNYIYIVTIVIASIIKLDFVINLIDSAYALMAIPTVLSTLILAPKVKKAATVYFDKLKTNSF; encoded by the coding sequence ATGTTTTTAGGAATTCAAGAAACAGTTGCCCAATTTTCTTCATGGGTGTGGGGAATCCCGTTATTAATTTTATTAATAGGAGGTGGGTTATTTTTATTTATATACTCAGGATTAATTCCTTTTAGATATATAGGTCATGCTGTGGCGGTATTAAGAGGTAAGTATGATAAGCACGATTCTCCTGGAGATTTATCGCATTACGAAGCCTTATCATCTGCTATTGCTGCAACGGTTGGAATGGGAAATATTAGTGGAGTAGCAATTGCTATTGCAACAGGAGGTCCGGGTGCTATTTTTTGGATGTGGGTAAGTGCATTTGTAGGTATGGCTACCAAGTTTTTTACTTGTAGTTTATCGGTGATGTATCGCGGGAAAGATGAAGAAGGAAATACCAAAGGAGGCCCTATGTATGTAATTACTGAGGGCTTAGGAAAAGGATGGAAACCTTTAGCTGTATTCTTCGCTTCGGCGGGTTTAGTAGGAACATTGCCAGCATTTCAAGCAAATCAACTTACACAAACGTTAATAGATGTTTTTCAAGTACAGGAAGCTAATTATTTTACAGCGAAATTACTATTAGGTATTTCAATTGCTATCATTGTAGCCTTGGTAATTTTTGGTGGAATTAAACGTATTGGAAGTGTAGCAGGGAAATTAGTACCCGTAATGGTGGTAGTATATTTAATCACAGTAGCTGCTATTTTACTTTTAAGAATAGAGGAAGTACCTGCGATTTTCGCATTGATTTTTGAAGATGCATTTACAGGGAAATCTGTTTTAGGAGGGGCTTTGGGAGCTTTAATTATTACAGGGGTTAAAAGAGCCGCTTTTTCTAATGAGGCCGGTTTGGGTACGGCACCAATGATGCATGGTACGGCAAAAACGAAGGAACCAATTAGAGAAGGATTGGTAGCGATGTTAGGACCTGCAATAGATACGTTGTTAGTTTGTTCGTTAACTGCGTTTGCTATATTGGCTTCTGGCGTTTGGAAAGGCTTTGAAGGGAATGGAATATCCATGACCTTGGCAGCTTTTGATGCCGTACTCCCGTATAATTCAGGAAGTGTTATATTGACTATTTGCGTATTGATTTTTGCTTTTTCAACATTATTCACGTACTCGTTCTATGGTTTTAGTTGTTTGAGTTTTTTAACCAATTCTAAAATAGGGAAGTCTTATAACTATATTTACATTGTTACTATTGTAATAGCCTCTATTATCAAATTAGATTTTGTTATTAATTTGATTGATAGCGCCTATGCATTAATGGCTATTCCAACAGTATTGTCTACTTTGATATTAGCTCCAAAAGTGAAAAAAGCGGCAACAGTATATTTTGATAAGTTAAAAACTAATTCTTTTTAA